The nucleotide sequence CGGCCTATCATAAGCTGGATGTGGCTTTTGCTACCGCAGAGCGATTCACGCTTTAACATGCCCGAACGTGAGGCACAAAAAAACGGTCTTCATGACCGTTTTTTATTGCTTCGAACTTTTCGCGGTTAATTGGCTTAAGCGTTAAGCCTCAAGCCCGTACAGGTTAGTTACTTTAACGCGTCGATAATGGCAACGTTCGCAGCGGGAAAGTCAGACGCATTTAGCGCACCTATTGCTACCCATTTGGCTTCCTGCCCTTCTTTGCCATAAGGCTCGCCGTCGAACAACTCAACCGTATGAACGTCAAGCTTTACCCGTTTATCGCCGTAATCGTGCTCGATAACGGTTAATGGCTGACTTTCACCCACGGTAATGCCTATCTCTTCTGCAAGCTCTCTGGCCAGCGCCTGAGTGACGGTTTCGTCACTCTCAACCTTTCCGCCTGGAAATTCCCATTTCCCACCTTGGTGAGCATGGTCTGGCCTACGAGTAATAAAGATATCGCTGCCGCGCGTAACAACGCCCACGGCAACATGCACTTGCTTCATTAGCTAAGCTTACCGTGGCATTGCTTGTACTTTTTGCCTGAACCGCATGGACAAGGGTCGTTACGGCCAACTTTAGGGCCATTACGCATTTCTGTGCGTACCTTGTCACTTTTCTCTTCAGGAGTGGCAGATGCTTCTTTGTGCTCAAAGTGCTTGGGCACATTGTCAGCTTGTCTGCGCTGCTCTTCTACTTTTTGTACATCTTCTTCTGCTTGAACTTTTACCCGTGAAAGTATGGTGATCACTTCCACTTTCAAGGCTTCTAACATTTGCGAAAATAATGCAAAAGACTCGCGCTTATATTCTTGTTTAGGGTTTTTCTGTGCGTAACCACGTAAGTGAATACCTTGACGTAGATGATCCATAGCAGCCAAATGTTCTTTCCAATGACTATCTAAGTTTTGCAACATCACCGCTTTTTCAAACTGACGCAGGACTTGTTCGCCTACCACATCTTCTTTTGCTTTATAAGCCTGTACCACTTCACTGTGTATACGCTCTCTTAGCTTCTCTTCGTATAGCTTGTCGTCGTTTTCCAACCACGTTTTGATTGGAAGATCTACAGCAAAGTCTGCTCTTAATCGCTCTTCTAAGCCATCCACGTCCCACATTTCTTCTAGTGATTGAGGAGGAACATATTCGTCTACCACACCGCTAATAACGTCTTCACGAATGGCTTCAATGGTTTCGCTAATATCACCTTCATCTAACAGTTCGTTACGCTGTTCGTAAATAACTTTTCGCTGGTCGTTCGCAACGTCATCGTATTCTAGTAGCTGTTTACGAATATCGAAGTTACGCCCTTCCACTTTGCGTTGCGCATTTTCGATAGCACGAGTTACCCATGGATGCTCAATGGCTTCACCACGCTCCATACCCAAACGCTTCATCATGTTGCCCATTTTTTCAGAGGCGAAGATACGCATTAAAGCGTCGTCTAGTGACAGGTAGAAACGGCTT is from Alteromonas australica and encodes:
- the mutT gene encoding 8-oxo-dGTP diphosphatase MutT; translation: MKQVHVAVGVVTRGSDIFITRRPDHAHQGGKWEFPGGKVESDETVTQALARELAEEIGITVGESQPLTVIEHDYGDKRVKLDVHTVELFDGEPYGKEGQEAKWVAIGALNASDFPAANVAIIDALK